TAAGCCAGTCGAATTCACAAATTTATAATCGGGTAAGCCCATTTTTTCAGCTGTTTTATTCATTAGTTTAACGAAGTCCGTTTCGGATCCGGCAATAAGTTCTGCCAATGCAATCGTTCTGCCGTTATCGGAAATGATTGCCATCCCACGGTATAATTCTTTTACGGTATATTCCTTATCCTGACGTAAACCAATTCCGGAAAGGTTTGGATTTGCTGATATGCTGTATGCATAGTCACTAATCTTTGTTGTCGTATCCCAGCTGATTTGACCACTTTCGATCGCTTCCCATACAAGGTATTCGGTCATCATTTTAGTCATACTAGCTGGTGGAAGTGCCATGTCAGCCTCTTTAGCATACAGAATTTTACCTGTTTCGGCATCAACTAAAATTGCCGAATCTGCTTTAAGGTCAACTGACTCTGCTGCATGTGTTGCCATTGGTTGAATCAATACCGTTGCCATCATTACAACCGATATGAGCAATAATGACAAATTTCTCTTTACGTTGTGTCTCAATTTCTCTACCTCCACCTTAGAAAATCAGACTTTACGCCAAATTCATGGGAAAAGCCACAATTGTAAAAGTCTATTTTTATGTAAAAATTGTACTCATCTTTGATAGTTTACCACATAAAATAGTAAAAAAATAGACGGGGTTTATTCCCTATCTATTTATTTTACTAGAATATTTTTTTTTGCTTTTTAGGTCTTTATACAGAGTAATTTGGTGCTTCTTTGGTAATTTGTACATCATGTGGATGGCTTTCGCGTAAACCTGCATTGGTAATTCGGATAAACCTTGCATCATTACGCAGGGAGTCAATTGTACCCGTTCCACAATATCCCATTCCTGCACGCAATCCGCCAAGCATTTGATGAATGGTATCTTCAAGTGGTCCCTTGAAAGCAACTCGTCCTTCGATTCCTTCTGGTACAAGTTTTTTTGTTTCCTCTGATTCCTGGAAGTAACGGTCTTTAGAGCCTGCCTTCATCGCGCCAACAGAGCCCATTCCACGATAAACTTTATATTGCCTGCCTTGGAAAATTTCCGTATCACCAGGACTCTCGGCAACACCGGCAAACATGCTTCCAAGCATAACGGCATGTGCCCCAGCAGCTAGTGCCTTGACAACGTCACCTGAATATTTAATTCCGCCATCAGCAATAACGGGAACACCATATTCTGCTGCAGCCATAGCACAATCATTAACAGCAGTAATCTGCGGAACACCAACACCAGCTACTACCCTTGTCGTGCAAATAGATCCAGGACCAATACCAACCTTTACAACAGATACACCCGCTTCAATCAGTTCTTTGGTAGCCTCTGCTGTTGCAACATTACCAGCAATAATATCCAAGTCCGGGTACGCTTCTCTAACGCGTTTCACTTGATCAATTACACCTTTTGAGTGACCGTGTGCAGTATCAATTACAATCGCATCAACACCACTATTCACTAAGTGTTCAATCCGCTTCATTGCGTCCACAGTAACGCCAACAGCAGCTCCAACTAATAGCCTTCCTTGTGCATCCTTAGCAGCATTTGGAAACTCAATTACCTTTTCAATATC
This Virgibacillus phasianinus DNA region includes the following protein-coding sequences:
- the guaB gene encoding IMP dehydrogenase, coding for MREDKFAKEGLTFDDVLLVPARSEVLPKDVEVKTKLTENLKLNTPFISAGMDTVTEAEMAIAMARQGGFGVVHKNMSIEDQAEQVDRVKRSESGVITNPFFLTPEHQVYDAEHLMGKFRISGVPIVNNQEEQQLVGILTNRDLRFIQDYSILIHEVMTSENLVTAPVGTTLDEAEKILQQYKIEKLPLVDDSGVLKGLITIKDIEKVIEFPNAAKDAQGRLLVGAAVGVTVDAMKRIEHLVNSGVDAIVIDTAHGHSKGVIDQVKRVREAYPDLDIIAGNVATAEATKELIEAGVSVVKVGIGPGSICTTRVVAGVGVPQITAVNDCAMAAAEYGVPVIADGGIKYSGDVVKALAAGAHAVMLGSMFAGVAESPGDTEIFQGRQYKVYRGMGSVGAMKAGSKDRYFQESEETKKLVPEGIEGRVAFKGPLEDTIHQMLGGLRAGMGYCGTGTIDSLRNDARFIRITNAGLRESHPHDVQITKEAPNYSV